One window of Methanogenium organophilum genomic DNA carries:
- a CDS encoding HAD family hydrolase, whose translation MVETITENIPEYVLFDMDNTLYDFHFAKMQSCEAVIRLAGAGEGLELFRYFMRGTHGFEHHDNIRDFMEDKGIFEQHLFEESCAVYEEVKIQSLALYPGVEETLRLLADTGVSMAIVTDAESNQAEKRLAATGVRDFFEGVMTPDRSGVRKPKPEIFHAAASILKCDVHEAWIVGDSPKREIEPGNMLGMTTAYAKYGDWIGIPYPRIKPDFTLQSFGDLQEIMHLKK comes from the coding sequence ATGGTTGAAACAATAACAGAAAATATCCCGGAATATGTCCTCTTTGATATGGATAATACTCTCTATGACTTTCATTTCGCCAAAATGCAATCCTGTGAGGCAGTCATCCGTCTCGCGGGCGCGGGAGAGGGATTAGAACTCTTCCGGTACTTTATGCGGGGCACACACGGATTTGAGCACCATGACAATATCCGTGATTTTATGGAAGACAAAGGCATCTTTGAGCAACACCTCTTTGAGGAATCATGCGCGGTCTACGAAGAGGTTAAGATACAGTCATTAGCCCTCTACCCCGGTGTGGAAGAAACGCTCCGCCTTCTTGCAGATACCGGAGTGTCTATGGCAATTGTAACAGATGCTGAGAGCAATCAGGCTGAAAAACGTCTGGCTGCAACCGGCGTACGGGACTTTTTTGAAGGAGTGATGACACCTGACAGGTCAGGAGTCAGAAAACCAAAACCTGAGATATTTCATGCGGCAGCCTCCATACTGAAGTGTGATGTCCACGAAGCATGGATTGTGGGCGACAGCCCGAAGAGGGAGATAGAACCCGGAAATATGCTGGGGATGACTACCGCCTATGCGAAATACGGTGACTGGATAGGCATTCCCTACCCACGGATAAAACCCGATTTTACCCTGCAGTCCTTCGGCGATCTGCAGGAGATTATGCACCTGAAAAAATAA